A single Phragmites australis chromosome 4, lpPhrAust1.1, whole genome shotgun sequence DNA region contains:
- the LOC133915367 gene encoding protein AE7-like 1, translated as MTVGMINANPVVHERPERTAHPHAADTLDALDVFDTVRDIKDPEHPYSLEQLSVLSQESVSVDEKLGRIQITFTPTVQHCSMATVIGLCLRLKLMQNFPPHFKVDIKVAPGSLANEESVNKQLNDKERVAAALENPNLRQLVDECLCSNDH; from the exons atGACGGTGGGCATGATCAACGCGAACCCGGTGGTGCACGAGCGGCCGGAGCGCACCGCGCACCCCCACGCCGCCGACACGCTCGACGCACTTGACGTCTTCG ATACGGTGCGGGACATCAAGGACCCGGAGCACCCGTACTCGCTGGAGCAGCTGAGCGTGCTCTCGCAGGAGTCCGTCTCCGTCGACGAAAAGCTCGGACGCATCCA GATAACCTTCACTCCAACTGTGCAGCACTGTAGTATGGCCACAGTCATTGGTCTGTGCCTCCGACTTAAGTTGATGCAGAACTTCCCTCCGCATTTTAAG GTTGACATCAAAGTTGCTCCAGGATCTCTTGCTAATGAAGAATCAG TAAACAAACAACTGAATGACAAGGAGAGAGTTGCAGCAGCATTGGAGAACCCCAACCTACGCCAGTTGGTTGACGAGTGCCTATGCTCCAATGATCATTGA
- the LOC133915369 gene encoding uncharacterized protein At1g01500-like, with protein MGDGVAFEAARKIIMHPLYAPRSSPWLDLKVFYVRVSNCMADESAPEHLMLNHIPLSPDTVIEVNGQRSSMHTEFISSSLRRDRVDKRTEEATFVSTDNIRMTGSVRFQVFDKNDLLLTGDLDLCNVNGVVGGSKNNSKKWNMKCQSTTSCNGFLKGRLSTGSEYVHPVIEVYVAGTFCGTPIILTKAIQLISRRKSEMKLKLDSIPENEATEQQKEDSAEDYLKVSEFQDSKAETDVDVDYNSLYSRQDFLEGEDGELSWFNAGVRVGVGIGLGVCVGIGLGVGLLVRTYQSTSRNFRRRLP; from the exons ATGGGAGACGGGGTGGCTTTTGAGGCTGCTAGGAAGATCATCATGCACCCGCTTTATGCGCCAAGGTCTTCACCTTGGCTTGACTTGAAGGTGTTCTATGTAAGGGTGAGCAATTGCATGGCTGATGAGTCGGCACCAGAGCATCTCATGCTCAACCACATCCCTTTGTCACCTGATACTGTTATCGAGGTGAATGGTCAGCGGAGCAGCATGCACACTGAGTTCATCTCATCGTCACTTAGGAGGGACAGGGTTGACAAAAGGACCGAAGAAGCTACATTTGTGAGCACGGATAATATAAGGATGACAGGGAGCGTGAGGTTCCAGGTGTTTGACAAGAATGATCTCTTGCTCACAGGGGACCTAGATTTATGCAATGTAAATGGAGTAGTTGGGGGATCGAAGAACAACAGCAAGAAATGGAATATGAAGTGTCAATCAACAACATCATGTAATGGCTTCTTGAAGGGAAGGCTGTCCACAGGTTCAGAATATGTACATCCTGTGATAGAGGTTTATGTTGCCGGCACTTTCTGTGGCACACCTATTATATTAACAAAGGCGATCCAGCTTATATCACGGAGGAAGTCTGAAATGAAACTAAAGCTTGATTCCATCCCTGAGAATGAAGCAACTGAACAACAGAAAGAAGATTCAGCTGAAGACTATTTGAAG GTATCAGAATTCCAGGATTCCAAAGCTGAGACGGATGTGGATGTTGACTATAACAGTTTGTACTCAAGGCAAGACTTTCTAGAGGGCGAGGATGGTGAGCTTTCATGGTTTAATGCTGGTGTCCGTGTTGGTGTCGGAATCGGCCTTGGTGTTTGTGTGGGTATCGGATTGGGTGTCGGCCTGCTGGTTCGTACATACCAAAGCACCAGTAGGAACTTCAGGAGGCGACTGCCCTGA